From Bacteroides uniformis:
CCTGACCTATCACCCTATTTATATCATCGCACGAAAAAAAACAAAATAATGGAAACAAAAAACATCTACTTCATCAGCGGCATTGATACAGATGCCGGAAAAAGCTATTGCACCGCCTGGTACGCCCGTGAGCTTATGCAACGCGGCCTGCGCGTCATCACCCAAAAGTTCATCCAGACCGGCAACACCGGTCATTCCGAGGACATCGACCTGCACCGCCGCCTCACCGGAACCGGCTACCTGCCGGAAGACAAAGAGGGGCTGACCATGCCCGAGATATTCTCCTATCCCTGCTCTCCCCACCTCGCCGCCCGCATAGACAAGCGCCCGATAGACTTCGGAAAAATAGAGCGTGCCACCAGGGAACTTTCCCATCGCTATGATACCGTGCTCGTAGAAGGCGCCGGCGGTCTGATGGTTCCCCTTACCGAAGATTTCCTGACGATAGACTACATTGCGGAGAAGCAGTACCCGCTTATCTTTGTCACCTCCGGAAAGCTGGGCAGCATCAACCACACCCTGCTGAGCTTCGAAGCCATCAAGAACCGGGACATCGCGCTCGATACGGTACTCTACAACCTCTATCCCACGGTAGAGGACAAGACTATCCAGGAAGACACGATGAAATACATCAAGCAGTATTTGTCCAAGCACTTTCCCGGAACAAAGTTTGAGGTAGTGCCGGAAATTGTGTAAATTTGCAGCACATAAACGTCCTACTGCACATGGAAGCATTTACATTAGATTCAACTGAAATTATCGTACTCGCTACGGCGGGTGGTCTGTTCCTTATTCAAATTATCTACTACCTCTGTCTCTACAACCGTATTCATGCGCGCAGCCGTGCCGTGAAGCAGGGAGACACGCACTTCACCCAGGAACTGCCCCCCATATCCGTCATTATCTGCGCCCGCGAGGAATCCGAGAATCTGCGCCGCAACCTGGGCGCCGTGCTGGAGCAGGACTATCCCCAATTTGAAGTCATCGTCATTAACGACGGCAACACCGATGAGAGCGAGGATTACCTGACCATCCTCGAGGAGAAATATCCCCATCTCTACCACAGCTTCGTACCCGATTCCTCCCGTTACATCAGCCGCAAGAAGCTGGCCGTGACGCTTGGAATCAAGGCCAGCAAATATGAATGGCTGGTGTTTACCAATGCCAACTGCATGCCCCAAAGCAACCAATGGCTGCGACTGATGGCACGCAACTTCACATCACGTACCCAAGTGGTGCTGGGATACAGCGGCTACGAACGCGGCAAAGGCTGGCTGCACAAACGGGCGGCATTCGACAATCTGTTCACTTCCATGCGCTATCTGGGATTTGCCCTGGCAGGCAGCCCCTACATGGGCATCGGGCGTAACCTGGCCTACCGGAAGGAACTCTTCTACCAACAGAAAGGATTCTCCGCACACCTCAACCTGCAACGGGGAGACGACGATTTGTTCATCAACCACGTGGCTACCCCGGAGAACACGCGGGTAGAAACGGATGCCAATGCCATTGTGCGCATGCAGCCGCTTCTGCGTACCAAGGACTGGAAAGAAGAGAAAATAGGCTACGCCTCCACAGCACGGCTGTATCATGGAATGCAACGCTGGCTGGCCGGTTTTGAGACCCTGACCCGCCTGGTATTCCACGCATCCTGGATAGCCGCGATGGTCATCGGCATTCTGCACTTCCACTGGCTGGCAGCAGGCGTCGCTTGTCTTTTGTTCCTGTTCCGTTTCACCCTGCAGGCCGTCATTGTCAACAAGACCGCCCGCGACCTGGAAGAACAACGTAGATATTACTTCACACTACCGGCTTTCGACTTATTGCAGCCGATACAGTCTTTACGTTGGAAATGGTACTGTCTGTTCCGCAAGAAAAGCGATTTTCTGAGAAAGTGATTCTCTTATTCGTAACGGATGGAAGTTGCCGGATGGATGCGTGTAATCAGGAATGATGGGCCCAGCAACATCAGGACCGAAGCCAGCAATGTGCCGGCATTCAGCAGCAGGAACAGCCAGATATTGAAAGATACCGGAACAGTAGCCATGTAATAGGTTTCAGGGTCGAGCTTGAACAAGCCGGACCAGCGCTGCACGAAATAGAACGCAAGGCCGATTATGTTCCCCCAAAGCATGCCTTTCCCAATGAGGAAGACCAAAAACCAAAGGAAGACTTTACGGATGGTAAGGTTATTGGCTCCCAAAGACTTCAGCACGCCTATCATGGAGGTACGCTCTATGATGATAATCAGCAGGCCGGATACCATGGTGAACCCCGCCACTCCAATCATCAGAATGAGAATGACCCAGATGTTGACATCCAAGATGCCCAGCCAGGCAAAGATTTGGGGATTGAGCTGCTCTACATTGCGGACGCAATACTCGGCACCATAGCGGTCGGGATTCTCGTCCGTATCGACAGCTATCTCATAGGTGGTTTCTTCCAGCTTGTCATAATCGCGTATTTCCAGCTCCACACCGCTCACCTGGTCCGGCTCCCAGTTGTTCAGGCGATTCACCAAATAGAGGTCGGTAAGCAGGAATAGGTTGTCGTATTCGGAGAAGTTGGTTTGGTAGATACCTACAATCTTCAGGCGGCGAGCACGCACATCGTCCTGGATGAAGTAGGTGTCTATCTTGTCACCGAGTTTCAATTGCAGCTTGTTGGCAAGAGACTTTGAGATGACTACGCGGTTGGACGAAGCGGAATCGCTGAATTGCGGAAACTCCCCCTCCAGCAGATGGCGGTGGAAAAAGGTGCTGTCATACTCCTGCCCCACACCTTTCAGCACCATTCCCTGAAAGGCATCGGCGGTCTTTATCATCCCCGGCTTGGTGGAGTAGCGTTGTACATGCTTCACTTCGGGATAATCGGAAAGCGCAGCCATCATGCTGTCGCCCACCACCACCGGGCGCGTCTCATAAGAGCGTGCAGCATCCAGGTTGCCTATCTGGATATGGGCACCGAAACCCACGATTTTATCCCTTACCTCGCTCTTGAAGCCAACAATGACGGACACGGCAATAATCATCACCGCCAGTCCGAGAGCAATACCCACCATGGCAATAAGGACAGCCGGACGGGAAACTTGCTTGCCCGGCTCCGAGTTGCGATAAATGCGCAACGCTATAAAGCGAGATAAGTTCATAAATTAATCCCTAATCCTTCATTTCTCTTCCCGGATAGGCTTCCAATGCTTTTTGCAATACAAACAAGGCGCGGTTCAAGTCATCTTTCTTCAGTACGTATGCGATACGCACTTCGTTGCGACCGGAACTCGGCGTAGTATAGAATCCGGACGCAGGCGCCATGAATACCGTCTGTCCCTCGTATTCGAACTCCGACAGACACCAGGCACAGAACTTGTCCGAATCATCTACCGGAAGCTTTGCCACCGTATAGAATGCTCCCATCGGGATGGGCGAATATACGCCCGGTATACGGTTCAATCCGTCAATCAAGCATTTACGGCGTTCTACATATTCATCGTATGTGTCGCGCAGATAATCCTCATCGGCATCCAGCGATGCTTCTGCGGCAATCTGGCCTATCAACGGAGGACTGAGACGCGCCTGGCAGAACTTCATGACAGCATCCCGGATTTCCTTGTTCTTCGTTATCAGGGCACCGATGCGGATGCCGCACTCCGAATAGCGCTTGGACACGGAATCAATCAGCACCACATTGTTCTCAATGCCCTCCAGATGGCAGGCAGAGATATAGGGAGAACCCGTATAAATAAATTCACGGTACACCTCGTCCGAGAAGAGGAACAAATCGTACTTCTTCACAAGGTCGCGAATCTGGTTCATTTCACGGCGTGTATAGAGGTAACCCGTAGGATTGTTGGGATTGCAAATCAAAATAGCACGCGTGCGCTCGTTAATCAACTCCTCGAACTTCTCTACCTTGGGCAACGAGAAACCCTCTTCGATGGTCGTGGCAATGGTGCGTATCTTGGCTCCGGCAGAGATGGCAAACGCCATATAATTGGCATAGGCCGGCTCGGGAACAATGATTTCATCCCCCGGATTGAGGCAAGCCAGGAAAGAGAACAACACCGCCTCCGAGCCGCCGGAAGTGATGATGATGTCGTCTGCAGTCAGATTGATATTGTACTTTGCATAGTAACCCACCAACTTCTCGCGGTAACTGCGATATCCCGCACTGGGACTGTATTCCAGAACTTTCCGGTCGATGTTCCGTATCGCTTCAATCGCGACTTCCGGAGTAGGCAGGTCGGGTTGACCGATGTTCAGGTGAAATACATGTATACCCCTCTGCTTGGCAGCATCTGCCAGAGGAGCCAGTTTTCTGATAGGAGATGCGGGCATCTCCATTCCGCGAATAGATATTGTTGGCATGAGGTTTATTTACTATTTGACGATTTATGATTTACTATTTAATAGAGTATTTATAGGTGATATTGCTATCACTTTATCATTAAAGTTGCAAATGTAGCGAATTATTTGAAACCAAAAGGAAGGCAAGACCATAAAAACTTTAAAAAACTTATCTATCGTAAAAACTCTATGATATGTAAACAGAAACTTGTATCTTTGAAAAAGCAAACGAGCCAAGTAGAATCAATTGTAAATAGTAAATAGTCAAATAGTAAATAACACCATGGTCATCAACCTTATAACTTTTGCTTCCATACTGCATAAACAAGCATCAGTCCGTAGCTCCCACGAAGTGATATTGACTGAATTGGAAAAATACTTTACCGTCAACTTCATTGATTACAAAGACATAGACAAGTTATCACCCGATGACTTCAGTATTATATTCATTGCCACCGGAGGTGTGGAACGGCTGGTAATCCAGCATTTCGAATCCCTTCCCCGCCCCGCCATCCTCTTGGCAGACGGCATGCAGAACTCACTGGCCGCCGCTCTCGAAATATCTTCCTGGCTGCGCGGCCGGGGAATGAAAAGCGAGATTCTTCACGGAGAGCTCCCCGAGACCATCAAGCGTATTTTTGTCCTGCACAGCAATTTCGTGGCACAACGCAGCCTTTTCGGCATGCGCATCGGCGTAATGGGCACTCCGTCCAGCTGGCTCGTTGCCAGCAATGTGGATTATCTGCTTGCCAAACGCCGCTGGGGTATCGAGTACACAGACGTCTCATTGGACCGCATTTATGAATACTACGGACAGATAACGGACGACGAGGTGGGCGAAGCATGCGCCGGACTGGCAGGAAAAGCGCTTGCCTGCCGAGAGGCAAGCCCCGAAGACATGATAAAAGCCATGCGGCTGTATCGAGCCATCAAGAGGATTGTAGAGGAAGAGCGACTGAGCGCCATTACCCTCAGCTGCTTCCGCCTGATAGACCAAACGGGAACCACCGGCTGCCTTGCCCTTGCCTTGCTGAACGACGAAGGAATCATTGCCGGATGTGAAGGCGATTTGCAATCCGTCTTCACCATGCTGGCCGTAAAAGTGCTGACGGGGAAAAACTCCTTCATGGCCAATCCTTCCATGATAAATGCCCGTACCAATGAAATCATATTGGCACACTGCACCATCGGCATCGCACAAACGGAGCAGTTCATCATACGCAACCATTTTGAGACGGAAAGCGGCATCGGTATTCAGGGAATCCTGCCGACGGGAGATGTAACCATCGTAAAATGCGGAAGCGAAAGCCTGGACGAATATTACTTGAGCACCGGCACGCTTGTTGAGAATACAAACTACATCAATATGTGCCGCACCCAAGTGCGGATAAAAATGAACTCCCCTGCCGACTATTTCCTCAAGACACCGCTGGGCAACCACCACATCATGCTGTATGGCAATTACGAGGATATATTGGAAGAGTTCCTGCAAGCCAATGCCTGCAAACGGATTGAATGATTACTCGTTCGCATCCGGTATCACCACCTCGAAACGCGTTCCTTTTCCCAACTCTGAGGAGACCGAGATAGAACCATGCAGGCGGTCTACGATGGTCTGGCAAATGCTCAGCCCCAAACCGGCGCCCTGCGTAAAGCTGTCTTCTTTGTAAAAGCGTTCGAAGATATGTTTCTGGGCGTCTTCAGAGATACCGCTTCCCGTGTCTTCGACAAAGATGGTGGTATATCCTTCCCGGTTCGTGACATAGCCGAAGGTGATGCTGCCCGTTACCGTGAATTTCTTGGCATTGTTTATCAGGTTGTTCACGACCTGCTTCAAGCGGACGGAATCGGTGATGACCAATTTGTCTTCCCCTTCCGGAATCTCTATACGCAGCTCTACATCCCGAGGCATACTCAGACGCTGGGATTCATGGACCTCCTGCATGATAAACGCCAGGTTGAATGCTCCGAACTTAAAGTCCATCGTGCCCGATTCTATGCGCGAGAGGTCCAGAATATCGTTTATCAACGCCAGCAGCAATGTACAGTTGATGTTGATTGTTTCGACGAACTGCTTTACCTCTTCCGGAGAAAAAGCGTCCAAATCCTTCAACAAATCCGAGAAGCCGACAATGGCATTCAAAGGGGTGCGTATCTCATGGCTCATATTGGCAAGAAACGCAGATTTGAGCTTGTCGGCCTGCAAGGCACGGTCACGTGCGGCAATCAAGGCCTCTTCCGTATCCTTGTAACGCTGGATGCTCTGGCATACTCCCAATACCATGTATGGGGTATCAACCGTCAGTCCGTCATAAGCGGTACTGCGGAACTCCCACCATTCATAGCTCCCATCCGCACTCTTCAACCGGAAACTCATCCGTGAATTGATTTCATTGCCCAACAGAATGGCATCAAAATTCCTGCGCGTATGCAGCAAGTCTTCCGGATGTATAAGGGTGTCCATCTCATCACGTGCCAGCAAGTCCGTATCATCGGTATACCCGAAACGGCGCAGCAATCCACCCGGGAAATGGAAACGGTTCATATGCATGTTGTACTGCCACGGATAAATGGAGCTTTCCTCCACCGCCATATTGAAGAAGCGTCTCTGCATCTCTTCTTCGGAGATATTGCGGCATACAATCGCCATTCCCGTCATCTTTTCATTGGCAAAGATAGGTACTACCTCGCCGGAAACGGGGAAATACGTTCCCTGATGGTTTTCCTGCATGAAGGCTTTCTCCGGAATAGAAATAGGTCTCTTTCCGGTACGTACTTTCTTCAACAAGTCCTGCAGGATGTTTTCTCCATTCATGTAAATCCTGAAAATGGAGCCGGCCATCTGCCCTTCATAGAAACGGGACGTATAGGTTTCGGAAGAAAGTCCCAACATCTGTAACAACGGACGGTTGACAAAATGGATGCGCAGGTCGGTATCATACGTAATCAAGCCGTCGCGAATGGAACAGAAGATATTGTCGAACTCGTCGCGCTGCTCCACCAGGCGGTGCTGTATCAACAAGCGGGTCTGGGCATGTATGCGCTTACGCGACTCCCTGCGGTTGGCACGGAAAAGCCAGGCAACCAGCAGCACCAATGCCCCGACAATCAGCGAATAGAACAGAATGAACCAGACACGGTAACGCTCCATCAACGGTATATTCAAAA
This genomic window contains:
- a CDS encoding pyridoxal phosphate-dependent aminotransferase, translated to MPTISIRGMEMPASPIRKLAPLADAAKQRGIHVFHLNIGQPDLPTPEVAIEAIRNIDRKVLEYSPSAGYRSYREKLVGYYAKYNINLTADDIIITSGGSEAVLFSFLACLNPGDEIIVPEPAYANYMAFAISAGAKIRTIATTIEEGFSLPKVEKFEELINERTRAILICNPNNPTGYLYTRREMNQIRDLVKKYDLFLFSDEVYREFIYTGSPYISACHLEGIENNVVLIDSVSKRYSECGIRIGALITKNKEIRDAVMKFCQARLSPPLIGQIAAEASLDADEDYLRDTYDEYVERRKCLIDGLNRIPGVYSPIPMGAFYTVAKLPVDDSDKFCAWCLSEFEYEGQTVFMAPASGFYTTPSSGRNEVRIAYVLKKDDLNRALFVLQKALEAYPGREMKD
- a CDS encoding ABC transporter permease, yielding MNLSRFIALRIYRNSEPGKQVSRPAVLIAMVGIALGLAVMIIAVSVIVGFKSEVRDKIVGFGAHIQIGNLDAARSYETRPVVVGDSMMAALSDYPEVKHVQRYSTKPGMIKTADAFQGMVLKGVGQEYDSTFFHRHLLEGEFPQFSDSASSNRVVISKSLANKLQLKLGDKIDTYFIQDDVRARRLKIVGIYQTNFSEYDNLFLLTDLYLVNRLNNWEPDQVSGVELEIRDYDKLEETTYEIAVDTDENPDRYGAEYCVRNVEQLNPQIFAWLGILDVNIWVILILMIGVAGFTMVSGLLIIIIERTSMIGVLKSLGANNLTIRKVFLWFLVFLIGKGMLWGNIIGLAFYFVQRWSGLFKLDPETYYMATVPVSFNIWLFLLLNAGTLLASVLMLLGPSFLITRIHPATSIRYE
- a CDS encoding glycosyltransferase; this translates as MEAFTLDSTEIIVLATAGGLFLIQIIYYLCLYNRIHARSRAVKQGDTHFTQELPPISVIICAREESENLRRNLGAVLEQDYPQFEVIVINDGNTDESEDYLTILEEKYPHLYHSFVPDSSRYISRKKLAVTLGIKASKYEWLVFTNANCMPQSNQWLRLMARNFTSRTQVVLGYSGYERGKGWLHKRAAFDNLFTSMRYLGFALAGSPYMGIGRNLAYRKELFYQQKGFSAHLNLQRGDDDLFINHVATPENTRVETDANAIVRMQPLLRTKDWKEEKIGYASTARLYHGMQRWLAGFETLTRLVFHASWIAAMVIGILHFHWLAAGVACLLFLFRFTLQAVIVNKTARDLEEQRRYYFTLPAFDLLQPIQSLRWKWYCLFRKKSDFLRK
- a CDS encoding fucose isomerase — its product is MVINLITFASILHKQASVRSSHEVILTELEKYFTVNFIDYKDIDKLSPDDFSIIFIATGGVERLVIQHFESLPRPAILLADGMQNSLAAALEISSWLRGRGMKSEILHGELPETIKRIFVLHSNFVAQRSLFGMRIGVMGTPSSWLVASNVDYLLAKRRWGIEYTDVSLDRIYEYYGQITDDEVGEACAGLAGKALACREASPEDMIKAMRLYRAIKRIVEEERLSAITLSCFRLIDQTGTTGCLALALLNDEGIIAGCEGDLQSVFTMLAVKVLTGKNSFMANPSMINARTNEIILAHCTIGIAQTEQFIIRNHFETESGIGIQGILPTGDVTIVKCGSESLDEYYLSTGTLVENTNYINMCRTQVRIKMNSPADYFLKTPLGNHHIMLYGNYEDILEEFLQANACKRIE
- a CDS encoding sensor histidine kinase codes for the protein MMKRLFFPLFAGLLWLMSGTLSATGRTYNVLFIQSYTKNTPWHSLLTENLENGLDKGGVKANITTEYLNADYWSFASECFIMRRICERARQRKTDLIVTSSDEAFFTLTHCGDSLPYQIPVVVSGIKYPDERVFERMPNVSGYVSKTDFDVLLDAAVRMFPSRRELVCLSDSSFLSLKGVKAVEESWERIKSNYPEHELKVLNVQAKSLNSIITSICYDYNAYKHIVIAPKWIPFLSLKLKAPVFTSQNLAMTNGVLCVYDAVPGEDAFAAGRQAASILKGKSPASLEVKDFGGKLLFDYKQLQFFRVDTNRAESKGIILNIPLMERYRVWFILFYSLIVGALVLLVAWLFRANRRESRKRIHAQTRLLIQHRLVEQRDEFDNIFCSIRDGLITYDTDLRIHFVNRPLLQMLGLSSETYTSRFYEGQMAGSIFRIYMNGENILQDLLKKVRTGKRPISIPEKAFMQENHQGTYFPVSGEVVPIFANEKMTGMAIVCRNISEEEMQRRFFNMAVEESSIYPWQYNMHMNRFHFPGGLLRRFGYTDDTDLLARDEMDTLIHPEDLLHTRRNFDAILLGNEINSRMSFRLKSADGSYEWWEFRSTAYDGLTVDTPYMVLGVCQSIQRYKDTEEALIAARDRALQADKLKSAFLANMSHEIRTPLNAIVGFSDLLKDLDAFSPEEVKQFVETININCTLLLALINDILDLSRIESGTMDFKFGAFNLAFIMQEVHESQRLSMPRDVELRIEIPEGEDKLVITDSVRLKQVVNNLINNAKKFTVTGSITFGYVTNREGYTTIFVEDTGSGISEDAQKHIFERFYKEDSFTQGAGLGLSICQTIVDRLHGSISVSSELGKGTRFEVVIPDANE
- the bioD gene encoding dethiobiotin synthase produces the protein METKNIYFISGIDTDAGKSYCTAWYARELMQRGLRVITQKFIQTGNTGHSEDIDLHRRLTGTGYLPEDKEGLTMPEIFSYPCSPHLAARIDKRPIDFGKIERATRELSHRYDTVLVEGAGGLMVPLTEDFLTIDYIAEKQYPLIFVTSGKLGSINHTLLSFEAIKNRDIALDTVLYNLYPTVEDKTIQEDTMKYIKQYLSKHFPGTKFEVVPEIV